The following proteins are encoded in a genomic region of Rubrobacter xylanophilus DSM 9941:
- a CDS encoding DUF1330 domain-containing protein, whose protein sequence is MSLYALNLFDLAENDLYLRYSRRSAQAVARHGGRVVALGRFAGDAGSDPGVAPRRVMILVEWPSREAFSAFLEDPENADLHPLREGGTQNYLWWTYERLEDLRPIFRGRRRGGL, encoded by the coding sequence GTGAGCCTCTACGCCCTGAACCTCTTCGACCTGGCGGAGAACGACCTCTACCTGCGGTACTCCCGCCGCTCGGCGCAGGCGGTGGCCAGGCACGGCGGCAGGGTGGTGGCTCTCGGACGGTTTGCCGGCGACGCGGGGAGCGACCCGGGCGTCGCTCCCCGCCGCGTGATGATCCTGGTGGAGTGGCCCTCGCGCGAGGCCTTCAGCGCCTTTCTGGAAGACCCGGAGAACGCAGACCTCCACCCCCTGCGCGAGGGCGGCACGCAGAACTACCTCTGGTGGACCTACGAGCGGCTGGAGGACCTGCGGCCCATCTTCCGCGGCCGCCGGAGGGGCGGCTTGTAG
- a CDS encoding acyl-CoA dehydrogenase family protein: MNLDFTAEQLRWRDLAREFAREEVAPQAARLDREQRFPYDIVARMADLGLMGLTVPKEYGGSGGDFVGYCMALEEVSRADTSVGITMEAHVSLGCAPFVAYGTEEQKERYLGEVIRGGRRLWAFGLTEEEAGTDAAGTRTTARLEDGRWVINGSKKWITNSGTDITAGVTIIARTGEREDGRPELTAIIVPQDTPGYTRGPGYEKTGWRASDQRPLYFEDCRVPAENTLGERGRGFRQFLATLDGGRVAVGALSVGLAQACLDEALRRAKERRQFGRAIGEFQAIQFKLADMAMEIELARNMVLKAAWLKDMGRPFSREASMAKVFASETAKRAADQAVQIWGGEGFMETNAVARYWRQVKINEIGEGTSEINRQIIARSLLSEGASP, from the coding sequence ATGAACCTGGACTTTACGGCCGAGCAGCTGCGCTGGCGGGATCTGGCGCGCGAGTTTGCCCGGGAGGAGGTGGCGCCCCAGGCGGCGCGGCTGGACAGGGAGCAGCGCTTCCCGTACGACATCGTCGCCAGGATGGCGGACCTCGGGCTCATGGGGCTCACCGTCCCCAAGGAGTACGGGGGGAGCGGGGGGGACTTCGTCGGCTACTGCATGGCGCTGGAGGAGGTCTCGCGCGCCGACACCTCGGTCGGGATCACGATGGAGGCCCACGTCTCTCTGGGCTGCGCCCCGTTCGTGGCCTACGGGACGGAGGAGCAGAAGGAGCGGTATCTGGGCGAGGTGATCCGGGGCGGCAGGCGGCTCTGGGCCTTCGGGCTGACGGAGGAGGAGGCGGGCACGGACGCCGCCGGGACCCGGACCACCGCCCGGCTCGAGGACGGCCGCTGGGTGATAAACGGCTCGAAGAAGTGGATCACGAACTCCGGCACGGACATCACGGCGGGCGTGACGATCATCGCCCGCACCGGGGAGCGCGAGGACGGCCGCCCGGAGCTCACCGCGATCATCGTCCCGCAGGATACCCCGGGATACACGAGGGGCCCCGGCTACGAGAAGACCGGCTGGCGGGCCTCGGACCAGCGCCCGCTGTACTTCGAGGACTGCCGGGTGCCCGCGGAGAACACGCTGGGCGAGCGGGGCAGGGGGTTCCGCCAGTTCCTCGCCACGCTCGACGGCGGGCGGGTCGCCGTGGGGGCCCTCTCGGTCGGGCTCGCCCAGGCGTGCCTGGACGAGGCGCTCCGGCGCGCGAAGGAGCGCCGGCAGTTCGGGCGCGCCATAGGGGAGTTCCAGGCTATACAGTTCAAGCTGGCGGACATGGCGATGGAGATAGAGCTGGCGCGCAACATGGTGCTCAAGGCCGCCTGGCTCAAGGACATGGGCCGCCCCTTCTCCCGTGAGGCGAGCATGGCCAAGGTCTTCGCCTCGGAGACGGCCAAGCGGGCCGCCGACCAGGCGGTCCAGATCTGGGGCGGCGAGGGCTTTATGGAGACGAACGCCGTGGCCCGCTACTGGCGGCAGGTGAAGATCAACGAGATCGGCGAGGGCACCTCCGAGATAAACCGCCAGATCATCGCCCGCTCCCTCCTCTCCGAGGGGGCCTCCCCGTGA
- a CDS encoding mechanosensitive ion channel family protein, which translates to MEQLLSDLLEYVPRALGALLIVVVGFVLGRLARPATTFLLRRLRFDSACDRIGLTALMRQGGIRSSPSQFAGTVVFYAILLFSVLAALGPLGLTFLAGTLNQVVLYAPRVLVAVLILVLGTSAAGVLGQLTRRALSEAGVRRTGGIASAVRFAVIFVAAVLAAGVLGIEATILIVVTVVALGGVVLTASLALGLGLRRISENVAAKRYITEGIAEGDEISVGGVSGRVERIGYAMTTLRDPASGRVYLIPNSRFLEHTVEKAPEE; encoded by the coding sequence TTGGAGCAGCTGTTGTCCGACCTTCTCGAGTACGTGCCCCGGGCGCTCGGGGCGCTGCTCATCGTGGTCGTGGGGTTCGTGCTGGGGCGGCTCGCCCGCCCGGCGACCACCTTCCTGCTGCGGCGGCTGCGCTTCGACAGCGCCTGCGACAGGATCGGGCTCACCGCCTTGATGCGCCAGGGCGGCATAAGGAGCAGCCCCTCCCAGTTCGCCGGGACGGTGGTCTTCTACGCCATCCTGCTCTTCTCGGTGCTCGCGGCGCTGGGCCCGCTCGGGCTGACCTTCCTCGCCGGCACCCTCAACCAGGTCGTCCTGTACGCCCCGAGGGTGCTGGTGGCCGTCCTGATCCTCGTGCTCGGCACCTCGGCCGCCGGCGTGCTCGGCCAGCTCACCCGGCGGGCGCTCTCCGAGGCGGGGGTGAGGCGGACCGGCGGGATAGCCTCCGCCGTGCGCTTCGCGGTGATCTTCGTGGCCGCGGTGCTCGCCGCGGGCGTGCTGGGTATAGAGGCCACCATCCTGATCGTGGTTACGGTGGTGGCGCTCGGCGGGGTGGTGCTGACGGCCTCCCTGGCGCTGGGGCTGGGCCTCAGGCGCATCTCGGAGAACGTCGCCGCCAAGCGCTACATCACGGAAGGCATCGCGGAGGGCGACGAGATAAGCGTGGGGGGCGTCTCGGGCCGGGTGGAGCGGATAGGCTACGCGATGACGACCCTGCGCGACCCCGCGAGCGGGAGGGTCTACCTGATCCCGAACTCGCGCTTTCTCGAGCATACGGTGGAGAAGGCGCCGGAGGAGTGA
- a CDS encoding anti-sigma factor family protein: MDPRAIEELLPAYAAGELSGEEARRVEAALEGSPRLREELARYERLFVLLAAAAEQEISAPEGLQGQVARRVAIAAYLGAAANLAGDILGAYGRALVYYLGLA, translated from the coding sequence ATGGACCCCCGCGCCATAGAGGAGCTGCTTCCCGCCTACGCTGCGGGCGAGCTCTCCGGGGAGGAGGCCCGGAGGGTGGAGGCCGCCCTCGAGGGCTCGCCGCGGCTGCGGGAGGAGCTGGCGCGCTACGAGCGGCTCTTCGTGCTGCTCGCGGCCGCCGCCGAGCAGGAGATCTCCGCGCCGGAGGGGCTGCAGGGGCAGGTGGCGCGGCGGGTGGCGATCGCCGCCTACCTGGGGGCGGCGGCCAACCTCGCCGGCGACATACTCGGGGCCTACGGGAGGGCCCTCGTCTACTACCTGGGTCTAGCCTGA
- a CDS encoding RNA polymerase sigma factor — MARARSGDRKAFSELVRRHQTAVYRVCYRVLGDPEDARDAVQEAFVRCFTKLGSFEGRSSFKTWMLRLAINVSLNERKARARPLPPELREPPADPSGPEDDLLRKEAAERVHRALRLLQPNHRAAVVLRDLEGMSHAEVAEVLGVPEATARSWAYRGRQRLKDLVT; from the coding sequence GTGGCGCGCGCCCGCAGCGGCGACCGCAAGGCCTTCTCCGAGCTGGTGCGGCGCCACCAGACGGCGGTGTACCGGGTCTGTTACCGGGTGCTGGGCGACCCGGAGGACGCCCGGGACGCCGTGCAGGAGGCGTTCGTGCGGTGCTTTACGAAGCTGGGGAGCTTCGAGGGGCGGAGCTCCTTCAAGACCTGGATGCTGCGGCTGGCGATCAACGTGAGCCTCAACGAGCGGAAGGCCCGCGCCCGCCCGCTGCCCCCCGAGCTGCGGGAGCCCCCGGCGGATCCCTCCGGGCCGGAGGACGACCTGTTGCGCAAGGAGGCGGCGGAGCGGGTGCACCGGGCGCTGCGGCTGCTGCAGCCCAACCACCGGGCGGCGGTGGTGCTGAGGGATCTGGAGGGCATGAGCCACGCCGAGGTGGCCGAGGTGCTGGGGGTGCCGGAGGCTACGGCGCGGAGCTGGGCCTACCGGGGCCGCCAGCGGCTGAAGGACCTGGTGACGTGA